Proteins from one Paenibacillus amylolyticus genomic window:
- a CDS encoding genetic competence negative regulator: protein MKIERLSHDKIRIFLTFDDLSERGIQKEDMWQEIPKVHELFTEMMDQAYSELGFDATGPLAVEVFALPAQGMVVIVTRGKYDPQQYGSGHEDDLPEEVYEMEVTLEQSDSIVYAFKDFEVLIEAAHMLRQHVTDAGRLYSYKDKWFLHLEPDEVDSTKHAALIALLAEFGEGSSVTPAVMEEYGKVVIPAQAIDVICTHFKRQD from the coding sequence ATGAAAATAGAACGACTAAGTCACGATAAGATACGGATTTTCCTGACCTTTGACGATCTGAGCGAGCGCGGAATACAAAAAGAAGATATGTGGCAGGAAATACCGAAGGTACATGAACTGTTCACTGAAATGATGGATCAGGCCTATTCCGAACTTGGATTTGATGCCACAGGTCCGCTCGCTGTCGAAGTATTCGCACTTCCCGCTCAAGGGATGGTTGTCATTGTCACACGTGGAAAATATGATCCGCAACAATATGGTTCAGGTCATGAAGATGATCTTCCTGAAGAAGTATATGAAATGGAAGTTACACTCGAGCAAAGCGATTCCATCGTTTATGCATTCAAGGACTTTGAAGTGCTTATTGAAGCTGCACATATGTTGCGTCAGCATGTTACGGATGCTGGGAGACTTTATTCTTATAAAGACAAGTGGTTCTTGCATTTGGAGCCAGATGAGGTGGACTCCACCAAACATGCAGCATTGATTGCCTTGCTTGCTGAATTTGGTGAAGGTTCATCCGTAACCCCGGCAGTTATGGAAGAGTATGGTAAAGTTGTTATTCCTGCACAAGCGATTGATGTTATCTGCACCCACTTCAAACGCCAGGATTAA